The genomic region CCGTAAGCTAATTCGCCGTTGGAGGATTCCACCGTGGACGCGGAAACACGCAAGGCTTATCTATCTACTACTGATTGTAATAAGTGCAACGAGGGCAGAGAAGAACATTTGCGCAGGCTGGAGAACGACGAACGACTACTGTCAATCACCGTGACACGCGCTTACTGTGAATGGACCGTTTTATCGCCGAATCAAGTGACGCTATaactaaacaaaaataaaaaggaatatacaatgatattaaaaaaaaagaaagaaaaaaacgtaTCGCATCATAATTTGATCGAACTTGACAAATGTTGCCAAACGTTGCGTCACGCTCAGATGACTACAGCGAGGGAATTCGtgaaatatctatttaataatcTATAAGCTACGGAAGATTGGACTGTAACAGCACTAAGACCTCACAGGTTTCTTCCACTTTATCACGGAATCAAATGGAAAAAGTACTGAGGAAATTAAGAAGGAGCATAAATTGTATTCGAGAATTCTTTCGTACACGCACCGTTATCTCGAGCGCTGAGGGAAAAACACTGAGGGAAAGATTTGTTGCCTCGAACGCGTGGGCGCACGTCACACACAGATTGAGAGTCGATATCGGTTTCTCCGGCGGAATTTTGTCGATGGGAATCGCCAATGTTGCATCATCAGACAGTATGAAGCCAACACGTTTCAACATCATCACGGAGATGGGACATCCTTTCTCAAAGGACTGGCACCTCTGCCGGTCGTGAGAAATTCATCGGTGGTTTTGATCATGttgattagtttttttttccttattttatatctattgcTTATTTTACCACAGGAGTCAACGGAGCGCATAATTGGAAGGATTGCTTTCTTTCGATAGATCCTTAGCAGACTGAGCTAGTGGTCACCGTGACCAAGAAAACAGTATAGACGCACTGCTTACCACAATATATTCTTTCGCGTATCGTGTTTAACATATCGTTTTTTAACCTTTTCGCGACGATGAACAATAATGCGTGATAAAACAAGACGTTACTCTATTTTAAGAGTACTGCTTCCGACGTTtcgaaattgaaatatataatttcatcacGTCCAATATATTGTGTACAAATATAATCGTGAATCGACgtgtaagaaattattgaaatctATTTAAGAATTTGACGAGCCATTAACTATCGGTCTGGGAAAAAGATTTCCAGTGAGCTGTGTTGGTGGCTGCTCGTAGCGAAAGAGTTAAATGCGAAAATGATAATCGATGATTTTAGGAAAAGGTCTTCATTTATACTTTTTCCAATATGGCACGTGCCATATTACAAAAATTCTACATTATTGCGTGTTTCAGACATTGCCATTATCCGTAATGGTACAAGATTTTGTCATTGGAAAATCTCGCATTTATAGACCGGAAAATGCCTTTCTGTACACTGTTTTTTATTCGGAACGCCTTTCTGTTGCTTCCAAATTCCTGCCTCCAATTCTATAGTCTGTCTGTACTGGCTTCTGGcggtaatataaatttattatattgcaatagaTTAAGTAATAATTCATGTAACCTGCATTATACAacacaaaattgttttatttttttttgtccgaTAACAGCGCACCGCTAATATAATAGcagattataatattgaaatttattgtgaaatcttatggaaaaaataaatttggtttGAAAGCAATGCGCTCTCGCCTTCTCATCTTTTATCCTGCAAGTTACTGTTTAGCATTGATACATAATAAGcaacgaaatttttttaacaaaagaaataaCGATGGAAGTTTTAATATGccatatctaaaatatttattctttttaatctaTGTTATTAGCTtaggcagagaggaacctgagagcggccacggcggtttttcctataacgcttcgaaactcccgtacactagtgacgcacatctattctggtcagaatgggaactacgtgtcacatccattttgcaacccgccgttaaaaacaatgtggatgttagcacggacaacaacccacatccatctctcgagaaatggatgtaggttgttgtccgtgctaacatccattttgctgcaaataaaatctgacgcgtatcgcgtatgttgcatccagaacaggggtcgaaaatgtgcacaaatgattaattacgtctactttcgcgtaattttttatttattttagtctgaatcatttacattaacattgatattaatacatatcaatacgtttatgtccatattttgcacaatcatatttttacttaaaaaagatgtttaatagtaacagagagaatttggttctttaataaagaaacattcattatacgcagtacttaaaaaataattgtaattaacatcgcatcatatgatgaagaagaaataaatgtctttctacgaataaatataccatcattttatttttacataattctttattatttaaatgtcttcaaattatgcttttgaaaaaattagcttttttaatttttttaaatcttgacgcaactctctctctctctcactctttctctctttctcttttaacgtgattgtcctttaattgtttaggccttcagttagagagagaaagtatcgcggtgatagacatggagcaagcggcgatgttatctctatggataccctcctcttcactcccctctcgaccTATCACGTTTTCCCTGCTACGTTTatgccgtaaaattcagaaagaggatttcggacgatttctgcgcagggacgtagcgagactagaaagcgcccactctttttttattatgttacaatggcatatacatgcatacgcatgatttacaaatgacaatacgtgcgattaatatggcacaataaataataataataataaaaataataataataataataataatgtaataaaaatcaatgaaatatatggatacttgagtattatttttattctctaacttacaaacgtgaagattattgatctgattttaatacaatctttcaacagttttttatgaaatatcacgtaaagattaatcaaaactttacaaaaaaaattaataaagaattatataataatatacgatataaggtattaaagtgttaatcagtaaaataacggattttaatcaaattcttctcgatattaatggCAATTGTgaaaatgatggaaatgggatagcaatgggatggaaatattggaatgaatgcaatgatgttaatggaatggcaataatggaaatgatgacaatgacaatatatatagcctgacggcaatgacggcaatggtggaaatgatggcaattatgacaatgttctcgatgttaatgatggcaatggaatggcaatatggaaatagaatcgcaaaatgaaatgaatgcaatgaaaTGTTATCAAATGCATGGAAATGTTATCcaccaatttctccaatatttctgtgttgtgatagcccccagaagagttctaacttttatcatgatggatcgaattgctaaagtgaaaatcgaaagacttatatcagtcaaagttgaaatttttgagtaaaattttttttgtccatttcttcaatatttctgtgttttgatagccccagaagagttctaacttttatcataattgatcgaatcgctaaagtgaaaaacgaaaaagttttatcagtcaaagttcgaaatttttgagtaaaattggtttttttccgaatttcttcaatatctctgtgttctaacagcccacagaagatatataccttttatcatgatgtatcgaatttctgaactgaaaaaggaaagacttatatcagtcaaatttcgaaatttttgagtaaaattttttttgcgaatttctccaatatctgtctgttctgatatccccgagaagagttctaacttttatcatagtggatccaatcgctaaagtgaaagacgaaagagttatatcagtcaaagttcgaaatttttgagtaaaattagttttttttccgaatttcttcaatatctctgtgttctgatagctaaATAAACTTTGTCAACCTATTTCTGGCAAGTTACACAGAATAGTTAAAAGAAACGTATTACATACATTCTTAAGCTATTAATCAATTAAACTTAATCCTAAGCTCTCTCTGAAAATACAAAACTTTGTTCCACCAAGTGGCTTGGTTAATATATCAGCTGTTTGAGCATTGGTCGAGAGATATTTAACTtcaaaaatttccttttttttaattagatcacAAATGAAATGATATTTAACATCCACATGTTTTAGTcgcttattgaaattattagatAATGCAGCGCGTATACAAGACTGATTGTCTTCAAACAGTGTGATCGGAAAATCAATTACTAAATCTAAATCTAATAGAATTCTTACAATCCAAAGTAAATCACAAATTAGTTCACAAAGTGACACAAGTTCCGCTTCCGTGGAGGATAAAGCAACTGTATTTTGCTTTCTAGTTGTCCAGGTAACAGTAGCTCCAAAAAGTTTTACCATAAATCCTGACGTTGATTTTCGGTCAAACGTATCGCCAGCCCAGTCCGCATCCGCAAACCCAACCAATTGCTCTTTCAATTTAGAATTCTTAGGATATAACAGGGCTAAGTCAACAGTGCTTTGCAGATATCGTAAAATTCGCTTGACTCCTTTCCAGAGACTTTCCGTGGGACATCTTTGAAACCTGCTTAACTTATTAACAGACAAAGACAGATCAGGTCTTGATGTGTTCATCAAATACATAAGACAACCAATTAATTCCTTAAAAGGCTTATCggttattaatttttccttcaaGACATCCTCGCCTGGAAAGCCCTCCTCAATGGGAGTTTTAACCGGTTTACAGTTGCTCATGTTAAATTtacttaacaaatttataatatactggCGCTGAGACAGATACATTCCTTAATTGTgtctttctttctattttaattcctaagaaaaattttaattctcctAAATCTGTCATCTTAAATTCTTTCATTAATTTCTCTTTAACAATCCTGAAAAATTCTAAGTTATTgctagtaataataaaatcatctaCATAGAGTAATAAGTACATGGTTACTGTTCCTTTcctgtaaatatataaacactCATCATTTTTAGATTGTTTAAACTCTAACTCTTTAACAAAGCTATCAAAACGAAAATTCCACTCTCTAGGAGCTTGTTTTAACCCGTATAATGctctatttaatttacaaactacacttttatctttaatatcaaATCCATCTGGGGGCTTCATATAAATATCTTCATGTACATTACCTTGCAAGAAAGCATTTTTAACATCCATTTGATgagcaataaaatctttataattaataaccgAAAGTAAGATTCTAACAGTAGATATTTTAGCAACAGGTGCATACGTTTCTTTATAATCGAGCCCTTTCTTTTGCGCGCAACCTTTAATTACTAATCTGGCTTTGTACCTTAAGGGATTTCCATCTTCGTCCCTTTTTACCTTAAATATCCATTTGCTGTCGATTGCTTTCTTTCCTGCAGGCAGTGATGTTAGGCTCCAAGTTCCGTTTTCAATCAGGGATGTCATCTCTTCATGTACAGCTTGTTTCCAATCTtctttgttttctctttcttctatCTCTTTATAACACTGAGGAACATTGTCTACAAATTCTTCTGCAGACAAAGCATAGGCCACGTAATTTTCTTCTTCCTCATTATTCCAGCTTGGCCAAAGGTTTGTAACAAAATCCTCTAGTCGTTTAGGAGCCTACTTCtgtcttcttcctcttcctaaTTCTTCGCTATCATGTACATCTGatgattcaattttatttttcgatagTGTGGGACTTTGATTCTTTCCTGATATTCCTTGTTTTTCTTTCATGTTATATTCCATTTCCGAATTTATTCCTGTGTTACTGTTTTCTTCATAATCTTCTGACGTTGTTTTTTCTTCTACAGGTAATTCCTCTTGAGCATCCTCTTGAGTATCCTTTTCTTCGTTATCATCAATGTTAGTACCTTGATAAAAATCTTGTTTCTTGAAAAGAGTCTTCGCCGTTTTTTCCTCGTCAAAAACAACATCTCTTCCTGTAGTCAGTTTGTTTTCCTTTAAATTCCACAGTCTATATCCATTAGAACAGTAGCCTAGCATTAGACATCTTTCAGATCGACTATCAAGTTTTCCTCTTCTTACTTCTTTTGGCACGTGAAGATACACCAGActtccaaataattttattttttgagcaTTTTGCCTCTTTCCGTACCATTTTTCTGCAGGTACAGAATTTTCCAAAGCTGCAGTGGGACATCTATTGATTATGTAAACAGCATTCATAACTGCTTCAGACCAAAAAATCTTTTGTAGTTCTGATTCCAATAATAGACATCTTGCTTTTACCATTATATTCCTATTCATCCTTTCTGCTACTCCGTTGTTTTCTGGTGTATATCTAATGGTATATTCAAATTGGATTCCTTTAGATTCAAATTCTTCTTTGAGTTTCCTCGAGATGTACTCTCTGCCGTTATCACATCTAAATCGactgatttttaaattgaaatgggcagtcGCCATTGcttgatacattttaaaatatttaaaaacttcatCTTTGGTTTCCATTAAATAGATTACGGTAAAATGAGTAAAGTCGTCTATAAATGAAACAATGTATCGCATATTATCATAGGACGTTGGATTTATTGGTCCCATGACATCACTGTGAACTAATTCCAGAGGTCTTGTAGTTTTGTTTCTCAGACCTTTATGAGGTAGCTTAGCTTGTTTTCCTTCCATGCAAATTTTACAAGGACCTGAATTAACCTTCTCTACTTGTATTCCATCTACtagagtttttaatttttgaattccATTATAACTTAGATGTGCTAAGCGTTTGTGCCACAGCTCAATGTTATTTGCAACCTCACTATTCAAGGCTTTTTCCTCTGCAGTGttagaaaattctaatttatataatttttgttttctataagctattgctgcaatattacctTTATAGAAGATCTTTCCGATTCCGTTTTCAAAGAAGATCTTTCCGATTCCGTTTTCAAAGATGATTTTAAAACCCTTTATCTCCAATTTTCTTACCGAAATTAGATTGGTTTCCAAATCTGGCACAATTAGAATGttgctaataataatatcattatattgACCGTTTACACAAAAACTTGCCTTTAAATCACCTCTTTTCTTGGCAATCAAGTAGCTTCCTGATTTTGCTACTTTTATCTTGACAGGTACTTCCAAATTTCTGATATTATACATCTTGCTTTCCTGAGATGATAAGTGTTCACTGGCTTCAGAATCTAAATACCATCTTTCTTTGgagattttttcaatttcttgcgAATTTTCACACGACAAGAAGGTAAAAGCTGCTTTGGACGATGACTTTTCCTTAGGCTGATTGTCGTTGTCCTGTGTAACATGAGCTTGAGTGggagtattaaaatttttgtaaggcTGCTGTGGTTTTTTTACACTGTGCTCTTTTATGGCCTGCTAAACCACAATTATGACACGTGAAAGTGAATGATTTACTTCCTGCGTTGCCCTTTTGACCTTTGAAATTTCCTTGTTGATATCCAAAATTCCTTGTTTTAGTTTATGCTACAAATTCTGAATTTGGTTGAAATTCATTCTTCGGCTTGGGCTTCCTCGTCCCTCGTTTAGCTTCCTCGTCAAACAGTCTACCTTTAACAAAAGATAAAGTTAATTGGTCTTGACTTACTGTTTCTATGGCTGTCACTACCGCATCATATTCGGATGGCATAGTTAAAAGCAGATTGCAAATAATGTCGTTTTCTTCCATAGTTGAGCCTGATGACTTTAAATCTCTTACAATTcgatcaaattttaaaatatggtTTTCTAAGTTCTCCTGCGTGGGATTGAATTTCATGcataataatttcctttttAAACGAATCTGATTTGCAACGCTTTTCCTTTCAAAGATCTGTTTTAGCGTTTCCCATGTATCATATGCAGATGTTTTGTCCGTGATGTATTCGAGATGAGATTCCGCTATCTTCTGAATAATAAGCCCTCTGCAACGTTTTGCAGATTTCTGTGCTGCTTCCctagatttttctttttgtgcTCTTACCTCAGATGTATCGCCTGCAGCAATTTGAAATTGAGCAAGAATTTCCTGTAGAGGCGTTTCAACATAACGCAGCAGATCTTTCTCGTCTAATAAGACTTCCAAACGAAACTTCCAATTACTATAATTGGTTCCATCGAAAAGAGGAACACGGTATCGAGCATCTTCGTCAATATTGATTTCCATTTCCGGGATTCTTCCAAAAATTCCAATGTGTTTCCAAGAgtgtttttatttcaagcaCGTGGGCTGGGCCCATCGTGggctgggcccataacctgttaagATTAGAGGTTCCGACGAATATGACTGACACCGATTTAGTAGTCTGACTTTGATTCCTCCTTTTGTTAAATCTCTACTACTTACAGTTTGTAGCGACAGGGTAGATTAGACCTTCTAATTactataatgtaataatacatttattgttcctttacaaaatacaaaaacgtATGAGCGCGTGGCAGAGCGTGGTAagggagagagagcgagagcacTCAGTCCGTTCGTAGTCACAAGGCGCGAAAAGCTCTTACCAACCAATAGAATCATAATGTTTAAATGTAGTTGAGTAACAACAAATTGCACATTACAAcaaaatgaatgcaatgatggcaatgggatggcaatgttgaaatgaatgcaatgatggcaatgggatggcgacgatggcaaagatgtcaatgatggcaataatgggaatgatggcaattgtagaaatatggaaatgggatggaaataatggaatgaatgttataatggcaatgatgaaaatgatggcaataatgggaatgatggcaatagtggtaatgatggcaataatggaataGCTGTGAATGAGAGGACTATCTCACATAtttccaagcagaacagggagtcaccacta from Solenopsis invicta isolate M01_SB chromosome 7, UNIL_Sinv_3.0, whole genome shotgun sequence harbors:
- the LOC120358269 gene encoding secreted RxLR effector protein 161-like codes for the protein MSNCKPVKTPIEEGFPGEDVLKEKLITDKPFKELIGCLMYLMNTSRPDLSLSVNKLSRFQRCPTESLWKGVKRILRYLQSTVDLALLYPKNSKLKEQLVGFADADWAGDTFDRKSTSGFMVKLFGATVTWTTRKQNTVALSSTEAELVSLCELICDLLWIVRILLDLDLVIDFPITLFEDNQSCIRAALSNNFNKRLKHVDVKYHFICDLIKKKEIFEVKYLSTNAQTADILTKPLGGTKFCIFRESLGLSLID